The nucleotide sequence tcttattttgtaaagtgttaatattgttaatttactATTAAATTGATGTTGCATTTGGTAACAACCAGTCTTAAGTATCCGCAAatgcaccaatttttaaccgttGTACCAATCGTACAAACCACATAATAACGCTTAAAACCGCAACAACCGCAACCACCCATATCCGCGGCTGCTGCGTTTACACTTTTTTGTACACATTGTCTCTCCTCAGTTATCATTTTCCGCTTTCCTCACtcagttattttttaaaataataagttAATTCACTCAAAGTTTTTGGCTCTTTGCATTTATGAGGGGAACATATTGATCTAGATTTAGTGCTTTTTGTTTCCTTAACTTGAATGATGTTGTTGAAGGTTTTCCCTAACCTGGAGAGATGTTTGAAGAGTGTGTGGACATGGTGTGATTGGTGGAAACTCTCGCCTGGTGTATAAAGGGTGTGCATCAGCAATGTTGTTTGTAAATTTATTGCATGTTTTTAGTGGACTTGGCCCTCAAGTTCCAAATTGGTGTTTGGAAGTTCCTTAAGTAATGGtgcattttaaaaatcaaagtcTTCCAGCGATTTGAGGAGGTCTCAGGCCTCACTTGGATAATTCATGATCGTTTGGCTACAGGTGTACGTGTTCAAAAATGGAGCCCAAATTCGGATGCTCACTGCGTCTTGTGCTCAGGTCATATGGAAACTCGAGAACACCTCTTCTTCAGATGCTCGTATACTCAGCAGATTTGGAAGGGGTTGACAATGAAGCTGTTGGGATCTCACTATACTGAGGAATGGAGTTGCACTGTAGAGCTGTTGGCAGAAACTGGAAGGGACAACATCAAGAAGTTTCTTTTAAGATATGTTTTTCAGAGCTCAGTTCATGGCATATGGTGAGAAAGAAATCCAAGGAAACATGGAGAGGTGCATTAGACTTCTGCACTTTTACTAAAGAACATTGACAAGGGAGTGAGAAATCGCATTTCGTCGTTACGCATAGGAGGGAGTCGAAGATTCGACAGTGCCTCTGGTTTGCTACACGGAGTTAGTGATATGGTTTAAGTTGTTTCTAGATTCAATTTATACTTAAacaaactctaaaatagagCGACACTTgttgtaaaatttttttttttatttgaataaatttaacattttttcaaaaaaaaatgatggctTTGATTCTTTGGCTACACTTTCCTCAGAGTAGGTGATGTTGTTATGAAGCGCGGTTATGCCTTTTGTTGTAAGTATTATAACACCTTTGTATGagggtttgattttctttctcatATTAGTCAGGTGTATATTGTTGCATCTATCTTTGGCCCTGCTAACATTTTGATAACAGAAATTTAATGATCCTCCTTACTGATGATGCAATATTTTACTTAGATGGACGAGGCCAGGTTCCTATTCATAAATCCTTGTTTTGAACAGTTCCTTTAAGCTTCTATGATATCCCTTTGGATTGTAATAGTCCGGGCTTGGTGGAAGCTATTCCAGGTCACCAGTTAAATGTCGCTCCCCTCGCCTCAGAAGAAGCCCAAGCCATAGTCGTAGCTACGGTCGTTCGGACTTCGGAGCTACAGGTTAGTGGTAAATTTGGTGTCAAAAAACTTATGCTAGTTTGAGGCTTTAGAGGATGCACTAGATAAGTGATTTTCTTGTCATTGGAGGAAGCAAATGGTTTGTATCTTTGAAGGAACACTGTGGTTTCCATTTTCTCCTCTTTATTTTCAGAcgaaaacaaaatgtttgtgAGACAAGGAGCTGTGTATGTACATGAGAGGTGACATTGAGTTCAATGTCTAGGCTTCATAAGGTATCGTCTAGGCCAAGTTCATCCTCCATTTCGTCACCATCTTCAAACAGAAACTGGGTCTGCTCTTGTTGCCGCTTCTTCTTTCGCCAGTACGTACTACCTACCACAAGACCCACCGCAACTACACCTAACACAAGTACTACAATCAGTACAACCATTGCATGATGCATTCGCGTTTCTTCTTCCTTGTCAGTGCCAGAATCTTTATTCAAACCtgccaaaaaaaagaagaagaagaatgcgCATATGATATCCCCAATGacataattcaactgtgaagcTAGAACGAATAGAAAGTCACACTAGTAGTTCTGTTTTAGCTGGAGTAACTCACCAGCTCCGAGTTGTGAGCAACCATTGCAGAGAAAAGTAGCATTGAAATCTTTCTCCTTAGCATGTGTGTATGTACCCTCAGGTGTGAAATCAGAAGCACAAAGCTCCCATTCGTTAAATGTATCATATCTAAAGGTATCTTCCTCATAGATTCCACATATCTTGCATTTTGTTCCCTTAAGTTTTGTTAgtggctgaaaaaaaaaaacagaacacatGTGCATCTCAAAGGCATTGATGATAACATCCAAACAAGGCAAACTATTCTAAAGCTAATCTCTTGATCAGCTAGTAGTTTTGTCACTGGTTCAAGATGAGACCAAAACGAACCTGCCAAGATTCTTGGCCACTGAAAGAATAAGTCACGTTCGTTGTCTTCACATCGGGAAACAAAGTCTTGTTCTCTCCTTTGCATTGGAAATAAACTATAGGCTTGGTCGAGAACCACTCATGCGTCTTGAAAATCAGAATCGAATCTAGTCTAACGTCTTGTGCAAGTATTGTCCCTATGAACAACCATAACAATACAATTCGGAAACTCTCATCTTCAAAGAAACGGTGAGATTCGAAAAAGATAGAAGGAAGAGATCAGTCTTAGGATCTTATAAACGGTGAGACTACCTGGGAACGACTCGAAGAAGATGATACATAATATGAAACCTCTAGAAGCCGAGGGGACTCTGATTGACATCACGAATCCCTATCCGATCAATGTATAACCACAAAGATGCACAATATGTACCGTTCTCACTCTGTTGACAGACTTTGGTGAATTTATTTTGGCTATGGCGTTCGAGCGAAAGCGTCGTCCTTCGTACAGGAAGGGGCGAGACGGAGGAGACTTTTGTGTTGACAGACTTTGGTTTGTTGATTTTGTATATTAACGTAGACGTGGGACATATTAGACAAGTCAAATGGAATTTCGATAAGATGATAGTGATACGCAATCGATTGAGTACGCACGCCAGTGGCTAAAAGAAAATAGGAGGGAATATTACTTGGGTTTTGGTTTAGTAAAAGATAATTGCAGTATTTTCCCAATTtcaaatttctataatattactTTAGAAATCAGTTTTACCTTTTGTTTATGTTAACTAGGGATTAATTCGCGTTACGCGTGGAACTATATTAGttttcaaatattaattatctAACTATTCTTATTGTTTTATAGCAAATggtaatactaaaatatatatttaatatattattcacttattatttattttatttaacatttttcagatagatagGTAATATACCTTtactacttatattatatatttttttattatttatttcttcgatattgtatatttacttatactAATATTACGCtagatatttaatgtaatattcttatttcttatattgtacatttaattattgtttagtttttaattattatattgtatatttatttattctaatttttttattaaataaaaatactgaGATAATATTTTAACgtaatatttgtatttcttcTACTGCacattcactttttttttatattgcatatctacttattctaatattacgatagatgtttaatgtaatatttatattttcatattctatatttactgattatttatttcaagatctcccagtttggttcacagagtcaatatgagtctgtaaagttgatgaaaaaaaaatatatatatatatttactgattatttattttagtataaaaaatttagatagatgtttaatttagtttttctatttcttatattatatacttacttattgtttatttttcttatattttatatttacttattctaatttccttgcttttatattaaatgataatactatgataaatgtttaatgtaatatttatatttcttatttttatatttacttgttatatatttttatataatacatttacttataaaaatatttggaaataataaaaatgtaaaagtatacatttttcagatagatgtttaatgtagttttttcatttttatattgtatattgtatatttattatttattgttttttataaagggctttattatttattgtttcttatattatatatttacttaatctaagtttattacttttatatctaatggtaatataatgataaatatttaatgtaatatttctatttttatactgtatatttatttattatttattttagtatacaATTTGCAGATAGATGTtcaatgtagttttttttatttcttatattgtatatttatttattttaatattatgatagatgtttaatgtgatatttatattccttatattgttttttatatacatttttagatatatatttaatttagtttttctatttttctattttatattttttttcttatattgtatatatacatattctaattttcttgctatatatcaaattataataacatGATTGATGTTTAGTGACATATTTgcttttcttatattatatatttatttagtaataattttttcttatattattaaattacttattttaatattactttagatgcttaatgtaatatttatattcatatttacttactaattattttactataGATTTTTCAGATCGATgtgtaatttagttttttttcctgcttttatattgattttcaaatgttatattatttattctaattttcttccttttatatcaaatgataatattataatagtcttttaatgtaatatttattatttattttattatacattttgcagaaatatttttaatgattttttctatttcttatattatatatttatttatttcaatattgtatatttactaatttttatattacGCTAGATGTttattgtaatatttatattgttacattgtatatttattaattatttacttattcttattttttctatattaaatgataatattaagatagatttaatgtattatttatatttcttatattgaatatttactaattatatatttttattttgctgatatcaaatgataatattacaaTAGAAttcttatgtaatatttatgtttctgttattatatattaacttattattttttatattgtatatttatttattatataatttttaataccaCATGGcttcttttgaaaaataaatttttatatttatgtggaCGGTCTATGGAAAACACTtagtttttaatatgaaaaatagataattaattataaaatgataaattattataaatttaaaaatttcattaaaaaataatgcaaTGTTTACAgaggaaattacatgtttaccactttcatggtaccacttttcatttttaccaccactaataagacattttcaaaaatacatttttcattaagtggcaaaagactcttatgcccttgttatttatatatatatataataaatcattatttaaataaaaaataaaattaaaattaaaaaaattaaaaaaaataaaaaaaataaaaaaaaatttatatattttttaaatatttatttatatatttattagaatcatgaATTTCACATTCCCAAAAtcctaccccacccctcaactataaaccctaagtctagattagttaacccaaagggtataattgtattttatcattcattaaaagtgagggtaaaagtggttagtgtaaacatgaaaagtggtactattaatgtggtatttgtggcaatttcccatgTTTACAATTAAAAGATAATTCTTTTACATTCTTTTGGATTCCTATTATCGATTGATTAATTTATACCAATTTTATTTTGACTATTGTAGTATTTACATTTTCTATATTgtatattacttttaatatagtattttcattttttaaattgtgtacttaattgctattatttttgtatatcatATAATTACATACTTAAATGCATATTTacatgtaaataatttttacattttaagatatatgtcTAATGTAggatttccatttttttttttttaca is from Brassica napus cultivar Da-Ae chromosome A4, Da-Ae, whole genome shotgun sequence and encodes:
- the LOC106449319 gene encoding uncharacterized protein LOC106449319, with amino-acid sequence MSIRVPSASRGFILCIIFFESFPGTILAQDVRLDSILIFKTHEWFSTKPIVYFQCKGENKTLFPDVKTTNVTYSFSGQESWQPLTKLKGTKCKICGIYEEDTFRYDTFNEWELCASDFTPEGTYTHAKEKDFNATFLCNGCSQLGAGLNKDSGTDKEEETRMHHAMVVLIVVLVLGVVAVGLVVGSTYWRKKKRQQEQTQFLFEDGDEMEDELGLDDTL